CATTCGTGATACTGCAAGAGAATCAGACAACACAAAGGCAGGACATGTTTATGGCGTAAGATGGAATATTAACTTTTAAAGGAGGTTGAACCATGAAAGGTTTTACAAAGCTTTTAATCAGCATTATTGGAGTTTTATTCTTTACAGGTGTAGCTTTTGCACACTTTGGAGTGATTATGCCTTCTGATGACATTATCGGAGAAAAAGACCCAAAAAAAATCACTCTTAAAGTTTACTTCATGCATCCATTTGAACAGGAATGGCTTAACATGGAAAAACCTAAGACTTTTGGCGTAATGCTCGGAGATGAAAAAACTGATTTGCTGAATACGCTTGTTAACAAAAAGGTAAAAGGCAAAAGTGCCTGGGAGACTACCTTTACAATCAAGCGCCCTGGAGACTACATCTTTTACCTTGAGCCAGAGCCTTACTGGGAGCCTGCTGAGGAAAAATTCATAGCTCACTATCCAAAGGTTGTTGTTCAGGCTCTTGGAAAAGAGGAAGGATGGGATAAGGAAGTAGGACTTCCAATTGAAATAGTGCCTCTTACAAGACCCTATGGACTCTGGGTTGGAAATGTATTTCAGGGAGTTGTTAAGGTAAATGGAAAGCCTTTACCCTTTGCAGATGTTGAAGTTGAATACTTTAACGAAGGTGGCAAGGTTAAAGCACCAAAGGAACCCTATATTACACAGGTTATAAAAGCTGATGCAAACGGAGTATTTACTTATGCAATTCCAAAGGCTGGATGGTGGGGCTTTGCAGCTCTTACAGATGCTCCATATAAGATTAAGAAAGATGGGAAAGAATATCCTGTTGAAATAGGAGGAATTATCTGGGTTAAAGCAAGGGAGATGAAATAATGCATATATCAGAGGGAGTTCTTTCTGCGCCGGTATTAATTACCGGCGCTGTGCTTTCTTTAGCTGGATTAACATTGGGGCTTCGCAAGATAAAAAATGAAGACATACCAAAGGTTGCTGTTCTTTCCTCTGCCTTTTTTGTTGCTTCATTGATTCACATCCCCATTGGGCCAACCTCTGCTCATCTGGTTTTAAACGGGCTTGTTGGAATGCTTCTTGGCTGGGCAGCCTTTCCATCTATCTTTGTTGGACTTGTGTTACAGGCTTTGCTTTTCCAGTTTGGTGGACTTACAACTCTCGGTGTAAACACCTTTGCAATGGCAATGCCAGGGGTTCTGTCGTATTATGCCTTCAGAGGAATGCTTAGAAAAGGTAAAAATTTAGCATTTGCTGGAGGTTTTCTTGGTGGAGCTTTGGCTTTAATTATAGCAGCAGTTTTTATAAGCATTGCTCTGATTGAAACTGAAAAGAGCTTTATTGGTGTTGCAGGAACTCTTCTCGCCATGCATCTTCCAATTGCTGTGATTGAAGGAATTATTACAGGTTTTGTTGTCATATATCTTAAAAAAGTTAAACCGGAGGCACTGGCATGAGAAATCATATATTTAATAAACTTTTTCAGGCAATGATTGTCCTGCAAGTTATTCTTTTTCTCTTTAACTCTGCCTATGCTCATAAGGTTAGTGCCTATGCATACAGAGAGGGAGATAAAGTGTTTGGCGAATGCTACTTTGTTGATGGCTCACCCTGTAAAAACTCTCGGGTTCAAGTCTATGATAGCAAAGGAAACAAAATTACAGAAGTTACAACTGATGAAAAAGGGAAATTTAAATTTACCACTTCAAACACAGGGCAGTTAAAAATAGTAATTCCTGCAGGTGAAGGGCATAGAGCGGAATACATGCTTGAGGCAGCAGAAAAAGTTGAAAAAAAGGACATTAAAAAATCAGAGCCTGAAAAACAACCTGAAAAAAAAGAAATACCCAAGACATCTTTAAATAAAGAAGAACTTAAACAGATCATTGATGAAGCTATTGATGCGAAACTTCAGGGATTGAGAACTGAGCTGATGGATTTACGAAAGCAGATGGATAAAATAAGCATAAGAGATATAATTGGAGGAATTGGATATATATTCGGAGTCTGGGCTATAATTATGCTTCTTAAAAGAAAGAAAAATGCATCTTGAGGAATTTTCAGAAGGAAATAGCTTTCTACACAGAGCAGACCCACGGATAAAGATTCTGGTATTTTGCTTATTTAGTGTGCTCTGTGCAGTATCCTCGGGCATAAAAACTCCTTTAATTTATCTTTCCTATTCACTAATCCTTCTTGTAATTTCTCAGGTAAGGTTCAAACCTTTAATTTCAAGACTTTTTTTTGCAAATTTCTTTATAATTTTTATTTGGCTTTTTATCCCCTTAACGTATCCAGGGAATCCCCATATAGAGATAGGTTCAATAAGAATAAGTCTTGAAGGAATTAAATATGCTCTATCAATAACAATTAAATGCAATGCAATAATCATTGCCACCATATCTTTGCTTTCAACATCCTCTGTTTTTTCCCTTGCCCATGCTATGCTTCATCTTAAAATGCCCAAAAAACTGGTTACCTTATTTTTCCTCTTTTATCGCTACATAACTGTAATTCATGATGAATACTTAAAGATAAAAAGGGCTGCTGCTTTGAGAGGCTTTGTGCCAGCGACAAATCTTCATACCTATAAGACCTATGCCTATATTGTTGGGGGGATGCTTATAAAGAGCCTTGAAAGAGCAGAGGAAATTTATAAAGCCATGTTATGTAGGGGATTCAATGGATATTTCCCTCTTTTTGAGCATTTTCAAATAAAAAAAAGTGATATAATATTCGGTGTTATTTCAACAGCAATTATCATTTTAGTGTGGGTTGAAAGTTGAAGGAACCGTTAATAAGCTTAAAAAATATTTTCTTTAACTATGACAGTAGAGTTGTGTTCAAAGATTTAAACTTTGATGTCTATGAGGGAGACAGAATCGGGCTTATTGGTCCAAATGGTTCGGGCAAAACAACTCTTTTGCATATAATCATGGGACTGCTTAAACCTCAATCAGGAGTTGTTGAAATATTTGGAAAAATGAGAAAAAAAGAGAGAGATTTCATAGAGGTGAGGCAGAAAATAGGCTTTCTATTTCAGGACTCGGACAATCAGCTTTTCTGTCCTACTGTAAAGGAAGATATAGCTTTTGGTCCTCTAAATCTTGGAAAATCTAAAGAAGAGGCTATGAATATAGTAAAAGATACTCTGGAAATTCTTGGCTTAAGAGGGTTTGAAAACAGGGTTACCTATAAACTTTCAGGAGGAGAAAAGAGACTCGTAGCATTAGCAACAGTCATAGCCATGAACCCAGTCTGCTATCTTCTTGATGAACCAAATGCAGGTCTTGACGAGAATACCTCAGGAAAAGTTTTAAACTATCTAAAGAGAAATGCGAACACCTATATCGTAGTCTCTCATGATAGAGATTTCATAGAAGCAGTTGCAGAAAAAATCTATTTTTTAAAAGACGGGAAATTAATACTGACAGAATTTTGAGTTGTTGCGATTTTAACTGTTTTATTTTAAAATACTCCTTAATGAATAAAGACAATAACATCCATCCCCGGGTACGTAACAGAAGGGTTCATCTTGCCAATGAAAGAACTTTTCTTTCCTGGATAAGAACAAGCATAGGAATAATGGTATTTGGATTTGTAGTTGAAAAATTTGGACTTTTTTTAAAGCAACTGTATTTATTCACAGGTAAAGAACTTCCGTCCAGGCATGGAGAGTACTCAAGCTTTTTTGGAGTATTTCTTATCTTTCTCGGAGCTTTTATGGGATTTCTTGCTTTTATAAGATATAAAAAAGTAGAAAAACAGATTGATGAAGATGCCTATCAGCCTTCTATTGTACTTGATTTGCTTCTAATTATAGCACTTCTTGCAATTGCAATTTTTCTTATCATTTATTTAATTCACAGTATTTAAAATGGAAATATCTTTGGTAGTTTAAACCCTTTACCATGCTTCATTTTTTTCATTAGCTTTTTCATCTCATTGAACTGCTTGATCAGTCTGTTTACATCTGTTACAGTTGTTCCACTCCCTTTAGCAATTCTTATTCTTCTACTGGCATTTAAAATCTTGGGATTTCTTCTCTCTTCAGGAGTCATGGAGTTTATAATTGCCTCTACCTTTACAAACTCCCTTTCATCTATTTTTATATCCTTCAATATCTTATGAGCTC
The nucleotide sequence above comes from Thermodesulfovibrio aggregans. Encoded proteins:
- a CDS encoding DUF4198 domain-containing protein, encoding MKGFTKLLISIIGVLFFTGVAFAHFGVIMPSDDIIGEKDPKKITLKVYFMHPFEQEWLNMEKPKTFGVMLGDEKTDLLNTLVNKKVKGKSAWETTFTIKRPGDYIFYLEPEPYWEPAEEKFIAHYPKVVVQALGKEEGWDKEVGLPIEIVPLTRPYGLWVGNVFQGVVKVNGKPLPFADVEVEYFNEGGKVKAPKEPYITQVIKADANGVFTYAIPKAGWWGFAALTDAPYKIKKDGKEYPVEIGGIIWVKAREMK
- the cbiM gene encoding cobalt transporter CbiM, whose translation is MHISEGVLSAPVLITGAVLSLAGLTLGLRKIKNEDIPKVAVLSSAFFVASLIHIPIGPTSAHLVLNGLVGMLLGWAAFPSIFVGLVLQALLFQFGGLTTLGVNTFAMAMPGVLSYYAFRGMLRKGKNLAFAGGFLGGALALIIAAVFISIALIETEKSFIGVAGTLLAMHLPIAVIEGIITGFVVIYLKKVKPEALA
- the cbiQ gene encoding cobalt ECF transporter T component CbiQ, whose protein sequence is MHLEEFSEGNSFLHRADPRIKILVFCLFSVLCAVSSGIKTPLIYLSYSLILLVISQVRFKPLISRLFFANFFIIFIWLFIPLTYPGNPHIEIGSIRISLEGIKYALSITIKCNAIIIATISLLSTSSVFSLAHAMLHLKMPKKLVTLFFLFYRYITVIHDEYLKIKRAAALRGFVPATNLHTYKTYAYIVGGMLIKSLERAEEIYKAMLCRGFNGYFPLFEHFQIKKSDIIFGVISTAIIILVWVES
- a CDS encoding energy-coupling factor ABC transporter ATP-binding protein; translation: MKEPLISLKNIFFNYDSRVVFKDLNFDVYEGDRIGLIGPNGSGKTTLLHIIMGLLKPQSGVVEIFGKMRKKERDFIEVRQKIGFLFQDSDNQLFCPTVKEDIAFGPLNLGKSKEEAMNIVKDTLEILGLRGFENRVTYKLSGGEKRLVALATVIAMNPVCYLLDEPNAGLDENTSGKVLNYLKRNANTYIVVSHDRDFIEAVAEKIYFLKDGKLILTEF
- a CDS encoding YidH family protein, translating into MNKDNNIHPRVRNRRVHLANERTFLSWIRTSIGIMVFGFVVEKFGLFLKQLYLFTGKELPSRHGEYSSFFGVFLIFLGAFMGFLAFIRYKKVEKQIDEDAYQPSIVLDLLLIIALLAIAIFLIIYLIHSI